The Longimicrobium sp. genomic interval GTCGCGGTGTATGTCGGGTTTCGATCATCTCCCGTGTAGTACATCCCTTGACTTCACCGCGGCCGTGGCGCGATGACCGCCTGAAAGCGGAGCGGCTCGCCGCCGGCGGTGATCGCGTGCTCCTCGCCGGGCGCGTACACCGCGGACTGGCCGGCGCGGAGCACCGCTTCGCCATCGGCGCCGTGGAAGGTGCCCGCCCCCTCCAGCACCGTGACGATGACGGTGGAACGGTTGTGATGCGGCGGAACGCGCTGCCCGGGGCTGAGGTGGAATACGACGACGCGCGCGTTCGCCTCGTCGTGCGCGATGGCCGTGGCGGGGCGGTCCTCGCGGACCCGCGCCGCCTCCATGGAAAGGACTTTCATCGTTCCGCGCCCTCCAGCGCGCGCAGCAGCTCGTCGAGCGGGGTCCCGTCGCGCGCGGCCAGCCACACCAGGCTCGCGCAGATGAACCGGCGTACGTACTGATCCATGTTGGTAGCTCCTTACGAGTGCATCAGAGGAAAGGGTCTCACGCGAAGGCGCAAAGGCGCAAAGAAAGTGTTCCCGTGTCTTTCGTTTGCGTCTTCGCGCCTTTGCGTGACATCCTGATCGTTGAGGTTGCATGGAACTTCTGTTGAGACGGGCTCAGAACCGCTCGCCCTTCGCCTCGCGTAGATGGCTTCCGACAGGCCGGATGCGCGTCCACATCGTCCAGAAGTAGATGAACAACCCGGCCGCCTGACCCGCCCCGCCGATGACGACCGCCCAGGCGAGCCACCGGGCGGACCCTCCGCTCCGCAGCGCCTCGGCGAGGAAGCGGGCGCCCGTGGAGGCCAGCAGGATCCAGTACGCCGCCTCGATCCGCTCCGGGCGGTAGCGCGTGTCTCCGCGCTCGGCGCGCGGGAAGAGCCAGAGCCCCACACCGAGGATCAGGAACAGCATGAACCCCACGAGTACCGCGTGCGCGTGGGCGGATACGAGGTACGGGTTCGGCCAGATGCCGAACAGCTCCCGCCGCACGAGCATCACCATCCCCAGGGCGATGCCCGCGGCGAGAAACCCGATGCCCGTCTTGATGAAGCGGCGAACCAGCGTGTACACAGGACCTCCGGATGGCGTGCGTCACACGCGCTCAGGGTGGAGAGGGCGGGTCCTCGCCGTAGAGGCTGGAATCCGCCGGAACGGCCGCAGCGCCGCGCGCACCACGTCGGGCAGTGACACGGCGCGCAGAGTTCCGCGGTCCACCGCCACGAGCGTGTAGCGGCTGCGGACGGATACCTCGTCCGCGGCGGCTTCACGGATCTCGAAATCCAGGGACAGGGAGGTGCGGCCCATCGCTTCGACCGCGACCCGCGCCTCCAGCTCGTCGTCCAGGCGAGCGGGGCGCAGGAAGTCGCACTCCACGCGGCGGCGGACGAGCCATACCCCCGCACGCTCCAGCCACGTGGATGGAAGCCCCGCGGCCCGGAACATCTCCGACTCGGCGAGCTCGAAGAAGCGCAGGAACGAGCCGTAGCAGACGATGCCCGCCGCGTCCACGTCGCTCCATCGCACGCGCTCGCGCACCGCGAACGCGCCATCTTCGCGGTGTGGCTCCACGCGCGCGATCATGAGGCTCTCCGGGCGACCCTTGAAACGCATTCGGCGAGCATCGGCCGCTCAGCGGCGGGGATGCGGACGATGACGCGGGTTCCTTCCCCGGGCTTGCTCTCGATCCGCAGCGACCCGCCGGCGTAGCCCGCGCGCTCGCGCATCCCGAAAAGCCCCAGGCACAGCTTCTCCGACTCCGTGCGCGCCACGCTGAAGCCCCTGCCGTCGTCCTCCACCGTCGTTTCGATGCATTCCTCCCCGCGGGTCACACGCACGCGGATGCGTGACGCGCCGGAGTGGTGCGCCGCGTTGCAGAGGGCCTCCTGTACGATCCGGTAAAGCGCCAGCTCGCCCGCGGGAGCGAGGACGCCCCTGACGTCCTCGGCTTCGATCCCGATCCGTGCCCCCGAGCTCTCCGAGAGGGCACGCGCATATCCCTCCAGCGCCGCCACCACACCCAGGTCCGCGAGCGTCGGCGTGTACAGGCCGCTCGCGAACTGGCGGACCCGCTCCGTCACCGCCGCGACGTCGCGGCGCAACCCGTCGATGGCATCGGCGCGGCGCGCGTCGTCCGCCGTCTGCCGCACGATGCGCAGGCCGATCAGGACGGCCGAGAGCGTCTGCGCGGTCTCCTCCTGCAGCTCCCTGGCGAGGCGGGTACGCTCCGCTTCCTGCGCGCGGAAGGCGCGCTCGGCGATCTCGCGAAGCCGGCGCCGGTCCGCCTCCATCCTCTCCAGCAGGCGGTTGAACACGCGCGTGAGCCGCTCCAGGCG includes:
- a CDS encoding cupin domain-containing protein, which produces MKVLSMEAARVREDRPATAIAHDEANARVVVFHLSPGQRVPPHHNRSTVIVTVLEGAGTFHGADGEAVLRAGQSAVYAPGEEHAITAGGEPLRFQAVIAPRPR
- a CDS encoding thioesterase family protein — encoded protein: MIARVEPHREDGAFAVRERVRWSDVDAAGIVCYGSFLRFFELAESEMFRAAGLPSTWLERAGVWLVRRRVECDFLRPARLDDELEARVAVEAMGRTSLSLDFEIREAAADEVSVRSRYTLVAVDRGTLRAVSLPDVVRAALRPFRRIPASTARTRPLHPERV
- a CDS encoding sensor histidine kinase; the encoded protein is MISNILPATNAATPSIRVRPGRLLLRLPLFYKILVAEVFVVLVASGVSARLAVHLFGAAASGAVYPLLALSMVVSLATIVPVQAAVLRLALAPVDELEYAAERAERGEPGARASLSPLADPRLERLTRVFNRLLERMEADRRRLREIAERAFRAQEAERTRLARELQEETAQTLSAVLIGLRIVRQTADDARRADAIDGLRRDVAAVTERVRQFASGLYTPTLADLGVVAALEGYARALSESSGARIGIEAEDVRGVLAPAGELALYRIVQEALCNAAHHSGASRIRVRVTRGEECIETTVEDDGRGFSVARTESEKLCLGLFGMRERAGYAGGSLRIESKPGEGTRVIVRIPAAERPMLAECVSRVARRAS